One window of Helicoverpa zea isolate HzStark_Cry1AcR chromosome 12, ilHelZeax1.1, whole genome shotgun sequence genomic DNA carries:
- the LOC124635097 gene encoding uncharacterized protein LOC124635097 isoform X3 has protein sequence MDLAETMKSVLAKSTGTSSGAASTSSSATPHGAEGYVTEKLYMLLQLYLQNKGWSPSIELLQCFSDLKESSMLPSAAYLQMMASRVGLDTQGRLILRENGKIILPYEHFANAVMLKHMNGPHGLHLGLEATVRAVVESYTIGREQFGMEKEFIIEVVQNCPNPACRYYKNQLEMTQKSIQQHLSQQPTYIPASLTGEKSDRRSQDKLSQHQQMLLQHQNRSLGHQSSIDKYAHSQQRSSSSSQASLDTKSKHHYADEHKLTDFLRANLESLESLSGGSGHAERGAGGQERVVRAFAELARNLQRMRPCVRPAMCKPYGKQSEQLQKILLDTIQLVQSLRSYLPPPHIQVTSWKNDDKLRSNNMEELESRKIVSGN, from the exons ATGGATTTGGCCGAGACGATGAAGAGTGTATTGGCTAAAAGCACTGGAACTTCAAGTGGAGCGGCGAGTACGTCAAGCTCAGCGACCCCGCACGGCGCCGAGGGCTATGTCACGGAGAAACTGTACATGCTGCTGCAGCTATACCTACAGAACAAGGGATGGAGCCCCAGCATAGAACTCTTACAGTGTTTCAGTGATCTCAAAGAGTCCTCCATGCTTCCCAGTGCTGCATATTTACA AATGATGGCATCCAGAGTGGGTTTAGATACACAGGGGAGACTGATTCTTCGTGAAAATGGTAAAATTATATTACCGTATGAACATTTTGCAAACGCTGTTATGTTGAAACACATGAATGGGCCTCATGGACTCCATCTAGGATTAGAAGCCACCGTCAGAGCT GTTGTGGAGTCATATACAATAGGCAGAGAGCAGTTTGGAATGGAGAAGGAGTTCATAATAGAAGTGGTGCAGAACTGTCCTAACCCAGCTTGTCGGTATTACAAGAATCAGCTAGAGATGACACAGAAGTCAATACAGCAGCATCTATCGCAGCAGCCCACATACATACCTG CAAGCCTAACAGGCGAGAAGTCAGACCGTCGCAGCCAGGACAAGCTGTCACAGCACCAACAGATGCTGCTTCAGCATCAGAACCGATCACTGGGCCATCAGTCGTCCATTGACAAGTACGCTCACTCTCAACAACGCTCCTCCAGCTCTTCACAAGCCAGTCTCGACACCAAGTCTAAGCATCATTATGCTGATGAGCATAAGCTCACTGATTTTCTGAG GGCTAACCTGGAGAGCCTGGAGTCGCTGTCGGGCGGGTCCGGGCACGCggagcgcggcgcgggcgggcaGGAGCGCGTGGTGCGCGCCTTCGCGGAGCTGGCGCGCAACCTGCAGCGCATGCGGCCCTGCGTGCGCCCCGCCATGTGCAAGCCCTACGGCAAGCAGAGCGAGCAGCTGCAGAAGA taTTGTTGGATACCATCCAATTGGTGCAGTCGCTACGTAGCTACCTGCCGCCGCCGCACATTCAGGTCACCTCGTGGAAGAATGATGATAAACTTCG ctcTAACAACATGGAGGAGCTGGAGAGCCGTAAGATAGTGAGCGGCAACTAG
- the LOC124635097 gene encoding uncharacterized protein LOC124635097 isoform X2 — protein MDLAETMKSVLAKSTGTSSGAASTSSSATPHGAEGYVTEKLYMLLQLYLQNKGWSPSIELLQCFSDLKESSMLPSAAYLQMMASRVGLDTQGRLILRENGKIILPYEHFANAVMLKHMNGPHGLHLGLEATVRAVVESYTIGREQFGMEKEFIIEVVQNCPNPACRYYKNQLEMTQKSIQQHLSQQPTYIPDAGASNLPDSQAVERLLRSTALAQDYQLPLAPHLAALTSLTGEKSDRRSQDKLSQHQQMLLQHQNRSLGHQSSIDKYAHSQQRSSSSSQASLDTKSKHHYADEHKLTDFLRANLESLESLSGGSGHAERGAGGQERVVRAFAELARNLQRMRPCVRPAMCKPYGKQSEQLQKILLDTIQLVQSLRSYLPPPHIQVTSWKNDDKLRSNNMEELESRKIVSGN, from the exons ATGGATTTGGCCGAGACGATGAAGAGTGTATTGGCTAAAAGCACTGGAACTTCAAGTGGAGCGGCGAGTACGTCAAGCTCAGCGACCCCGCACGGCGCCGAGGGCTATGTCACGGAGAAACTGTACATGCTGCTGCAGCTATACCTACAGAACAAGGGATGGAGCCCCAGCATAGAACTCTTACAGTGTTTCAGTGATCTCAAAGAGTCCTCCATGCTTCCCAGTGCTGCATATTTACA AATGATGGCATCCAGAGTGGGTTTAGATACACAGGGGAGACTGATTCTTCGTGAAAATGGTAAAATTATATTACCGTATGAACATTTTGCAAACGCTGTTATGTTGAAACACATGAATGGGCCTCATGGACTCCATCTAGGATTAGAAGCCACCGTCAGAGCT GTTGTGGAGTCATATACAATAGGCAGAGAGCAGTTTGGAATGGAGAAGGAGTTCATAATAGAAGTGGTGCAGAACTGTCCTAACCCAGCTTGTCGGTATTACAAGAATCAGCTAGAGATGACACAGAAGTCAATACAGCAGCATCTATCGCAGCAGCCCACATACATACCTG ATGCGGGTGCTTCTAACTTGCCTGACAGCCAGGCAGTGGAGCGTCTGCTACGCAGCACGGCTCTCGCACAAGACTACCAGCTTCCGCTTGCACCACATCTCGCCGCTCTCA CAAGCCTAACAGGCGAGAAGTCAGACCGTCGCAGCCAGGACAAGCTGTCACAGCACCAACAGATGCTGCTTCAGCATCAGAACCGATCACTGGGCCATCAGTCGTCCATTGACAAGTACGCTCACTCTCAACAACGCTCCTCCAGCTCTTCACAAGCCAGTCTCGACACCAAGTCTAAGCATCATTATGCTGATGAGCATAAGCTCACTGATTTTCTGAG GGCTAACCTGGAGAGCCTGGAGTCGCTGTCGGGCGGGTCCGGGCACGCggagcgcggcgcgggcgggcaGGAGCGCGTGGTGCGCGCCTTCGCGGAGCTGGCGCGCAACCTGCAGCGCATGCGGCCCTGCGTGCGCCCCGCCATGTGCAAGCCCTACGGCAAGCAGAGCGAGCAGCTGCAGAAGA taTTGTTGGATACCATCCAATTGGTGCAGTCGCTACGTAGCTACCTGCCGCCGCCGCACATTCAGGTCACCTCGTGGAAGAATGATGATAAACTTCG ctcTAACAACATGGAGGAGCTGGAGAGCCGTAAGATAGTGAGCGGCAACTAG
- the LOC124635098 gene encoding p21-activated protein kinase-interacting protein 1-like produces MDELVVGTYEGFLLGYSIRTEDAVTKLKQTFATHSHTASVRCMSIGGKFLASGGTDDKVVVIDMKTRKEHTVLMNHDGTINTVAFTNGGTHLLTGSDDGSIIVTRTGNWQIEKIWKKAHGGQPVTAIAVHPSDKLALSVGGDKTLRTWNLIKGRPAFTINLASKGVLLPTEIKFSPGGDRFSLVSQQTVDVWTISKAGVEKRITCNSKPTSVQWLTDERLFVGLENGNIITLTVSDTQALTYKAHKQRVKSLHYENEILYSASSSGELKVWSVDDSTLDELCSCNAACRVTCVTLNRQSHLIKKEEKSDEEEETEDKAASEENDDSDEAEEVTSPPKRKPGAFVTISYGDDDKDNDEKDGEIKPPPAKKFKKRKRNKKPKNKTPAN; encoded by the exons ATGGATGAATTAGTAGTCGGCACTTACGAAGGCTTCTTGCTCGGTTACTCAATTCGTACAGAAGATGCG GTAACAAAACTGAAGCAAACGTTTGCAACTCATTCGCATACTGCATCAGTACGATGCATGTCTATTGGAGGCAAGTTCCTCGCCTCTGGTGGCACGGATGATAAAGTAGTTGTTATCGATATGAAAACTCGTAAAGAACACACGGTTCTCATGAATCACGATGGTACAATAAATACTGTTGCATTCACTAATGGTGGCACGCATCTGCTAACAGGCAGTGATGATGGTTCCATAATAGTTACTAGAACAGGCAACTGGCAAATAGAAAAGATATGGAAAAAAGCTCATGGAG GTCAGCCAGTGACTGCAATTGCAGTACATCCATCTGATAAACTTGCTCTCAGTGTTGGTGGTGACAAAACATTAAGAACATGGAACTTGATCAAGGGTCGGCCAGCTTTCACAATCAATCTTGCTAGTAAAGGAGTCCTATTACCAACAGAAATCAAGTTTTCACCAGGAGGTGATAGATTTTCACTAGTCTCACAACAAACAGTTGATGTGTGGACAATCAGTAAGGCGGGAGTAGAAAAACGAATCACTTGTAACTCAAAACCAACATCTGTACAATGGTTAACAGATGAAAGGTTATTTGTAGGACTAGAAAATGGTAATATAATCACACTGACTGTCTCTGATACTCAAGCTCTGACATACAAGGCACACAAACAGAGGGTAAAATCATTgcattatgaaaatgaaattctgtATTCTGCATCTAGTTCAGGGGAATTGAAAGTTTGGTCTGTAGATGATTCAACACTGGATGAATTATGTTCCTGCAATGCTGCATGTCGAGTGACTTGTGTTACATTGAATAGACAAAGCCATCTTATCAAGAAGGAAGAGAAGTCTGATGAGGAAGAGGAAACTGAAGATAAAGCTGCAAGTGAAGAGAATGATGATTCAGATGAAGCGGAGGAAGTCACATCACCCCCCAAAAGGAAACCTGGTGCTTTTGTTACTATTAGCTATGGGGATGATGACAAAGACAATGATGAAAAGGATGGGGAAATTAAACCACCACCAGCAAAGAAATTCAAGAAACGAAAACGCAACAAAAAGCCCAAAAATAAAACCccagctaattaa
- the LOC124635097 gene encoding uncharacterized protein LOC124635097 isoform X1, giving the protein MDLAETMKSVLAKSTGTSSGAASTSSSATPHGAEGYVTEKLYMLLQLYLQNKGWSPSIELLQCFSDLKESSMLPSAAYLQMMASRVGLDTQGRLILRENGKIILPYEHFANAVMLKHMNGPHGLHLGLEATVRAVVESYTIGREQFGMEKEFIIEVVQNCPNPACRYYKNQLEMTQKSIQQHLSQQPTYIPDAGASNLPDSQAVERLLRSTALAQDYQLPLAPHLAALSELLSSLTGEKSDRRSQDKLSQHQQMLLQHQNRSLGHQSSIDKYAHSQQRSSSSSQASLDTKSKHHYADEHKLTDFLRANLESLESLSGGSGHAERGAGGQERVVRAFAELARNLQRMRPCVRPAMCKPYGKQSEQLQKILLDTIQLVQSLRSYLPPPHIQVTSWKNDDKLRSNNMEELESRKIVSGN; this is encoded by the exons ATGGATTTGGCCGAGACGATGAAGAGTGTATTGGCTAAAAGCACTGGAACTTCAAGTGGAGCGGCGAGTACGTCAAGCTCAGCGACCCCGCACGGCGCCGAGGGCTATGTCACGGAGAAACTGTACATGCTGCTGCAGCTATACCTACAGAACAAGGGATGGAGCCCCAGCATAGAACTCTTACAGTGTTTCAGTGATCTCAAAGAGTCCTCCATGCTTCCCAGTGCTGCATATTTACA AATGATGGCATCCAGAGTGGGTTTAGATACACAGGGGAGACTGATTCTTCGTGAAAATGGTAAAATTATATTACCGTATGAACATTTTGCAAACGCTGTTATGTTGAAACACATGAATGGGCCTCATGGACTCCATCTAGGATTAGAAGCCACCGTCAGAGCT GTTGTGGAGTCATATACAATAGGCAGAGAGCAGTTTGGAATGGAGAAGGAGTTCATAATAGAAGTGGTGCAGAACTGTCCTAACCCAGCTTGTCGGTATTACAAGAATCAGCTAGAGATGACACAGAAGTCAATACAGCAGCATCTATCGCAGCAGCCCACATACATACCTG ATGCGGGTGCTTCTAACTTGCCTGACAGCCAGGCAGTGGAGCGTCTGCTACGCAGCACGGCTCTCGCACAAGACTACCAGCTTCCGCTTGCACCACATCTCGCCGCTCTCAGTGAGTTGTTAT CAAGCCTAACAGGCGAGAAGTCAGACCGTCGCAGCCAGGACAAGCTGTCACAGCACCAACAGATGCTGCTTCAGCATCAGAACCGATCACTGGGCCATCAGTCGTCCATTGACAAGTACGCTCACTCTCAACAACGCTCCTCCAGCTCTTCACAAGCCAGTCTCGACACCAAGTCTAAGCATCATTATGCTGATGAGCATAAGCTCACTGATTTTCTGAG GGCTAACCTGGAGAGCCTGGAGTCGCTGTCGGGCGGGTCCGGGCACGCggagcgcggcgcgggcgggcaGGAGCGCGTGGTGCGCGCCTTCGCGGAGCTGGCGCGCAACCTGCAGCGCATGCGGCCCTGCGTGCGCCCCGCCATGTGCAAGCCCTACGGCAAGCAGAGCGAGCAGCTGCAGAAGA taTTGTTGGATACCATCCAATTGGTGCAGTCGCTACGTAGCTACCTGCCGCCGCCGCACATTCAGGTCACCTCGTGGAAGAATGATGATAAACTTCG ctcTAACAACATGGAGGAGCTGGAGAGCCGTAAGATAGTGAGCGGCAACTAG